Proteins encoded in a region of the Flavobacterium sp. MDT1-60 genome:
- a CDS encoding GTP cyclohydrolase, which translates to MITIKEAKTKKELTEYIKFPFSLYKDNPYWVPPIIADELESFDKTKNPAFDHAEAYFYLAYKNNEIVGRITAIINWSEVNNQHKRKVRFGWFDVIDDIEVTKALLEKVYELGRKHNLEHTEGPMGFSNLDKVGVLTEGYDQMGTMITWYNNPYYVTHFEQLGFQVEKEYIESIFPFSNVKPEFFLKAQELIKKRYGLRALTFTKTKDIMPHVDKMFDLFNESYAKLASFVAISDVQKEYFKKKYISFINPEYIKFVVDKEDNLIAFSIVMPSFSEALQKAKGKLFPFGFWHLLQARKKSKDVVFYLIGVHPDYQNKGVTAIIFDEYFKTFSEKGIQNCIRTPELAENTAIHLLWKNFDPKIHCQRKTYRKDL; encoded by the coding sequence ATGATTACAATTAAAGAAGCCAAAACCAAAAAAGAACTAACCGAATATATCAAATTTCCATTTTCGCTATACAAAGACAATCCGTATTGGGTACCGCCTATTATTGCTGATGAATTAGAGTCTTTTGATAAAACGAAAAACCCCGCTTTTGATCATGCAGAAGCTTACTTTTATCTGGCTTACAAAAACAATGAAATTGTTGGCCGTATTACGGCAATCATAAATTGGTCTGAAGTAAATAATCAACATAAAAGAAAAGTGCGTTTTGGCTGGTTTGATGTTATTGATGACATCGAAGTAACAAAAGCTTTGCTGGAAAAAGTATATGAATTAGGAAGAAAACATAATCTGGAACATACCGAAGGTCCAATGGGATTTTCTAATTTAGATAAAGTTGGAGTTCTTACGGAAGGTTATGATCAAATGGGAACCATGATTACCTGGTACAACAATCCCTATTATGTAACGCATTTTGAACAATTAGGTTTTCAGGTAGAGAAGGAATATATAGAAAGTATTTTCCCGTTTTCAAACGTAAAACCAGAGTTTTTCCTTAAAGCTCAGGAATTAATAAAAAAACGATATGGATTACGGGCTTTGACTTTTACCAAAACAAAAGACATTATGCCACATGTGGATAAAATGTTTGATTTGTTTAATGAATCGTATGCAAAATTAGCTTCGTTTGTAGCAATTTCAGATGTTCAAAAAGAATATTTTAAGAAAAAATACATCAGTTTTATTAATCCCGAATATATTAAATTTGTGGTTGATAAGGAAGATAATTTGATAGCTTTTAGTATAGTAATGCCAAGCTTTTCTGAAGCGTTACAAAAAGCAAAAGGTAAATTATTTCCGTTTGGTTTTTGGCATTTATTACAGGCCAGAAAAAAGAGTAAAGATGTTGTCTTTTACTTAATTGGAGTTCATCCTGATTATCAAAATAAAGGTGTTACCGCTATTATCTTTGATGAATATTTTAAAACTTTTTCAGAAAAAGGAATTCAAAATTGTATCAGAACTCCCGAGTTAGCAGAGAATACAGCAATTCATTTACTTTGGAAAAACTTTGATCCAAAAATTCACTGTCAGAGAAAAACATATAGAAAAGATCTTTAA